The genome window GGCGCTGATCCTGAGCGTCGCGAAGTACTACACGCCGAGCGGGAAGGCGATCCAGGACGCAGCGGTCACGCCGAACATCCTGGTGGCCGACAAGGAAGATGCGCTGGACGCGCTCGACGAGGACAGCAGCACGGCGCCTCCCCCGCAGGCCGCGAAGCCTCCGCAGGAGGATGAGCAGCTGAAGCGGGCGGTCGAGGTCCTGAAACAGCAGAAAGCCTAGGTAGTTCCACTGAGAGGATGCGCGGCGCGCCCGCGCATTTTTCTTTTGGTACCTAGGCGGCGTGCGGCGCGCCGGCACATGGTACTGTTAGCTCCAGCTCTGCTCTCCAAGTCGTTGGAATGAATCGTCTGATCGCGGAATTGCCGGCCTTCCAGGTGGGAGGCAAGAAGTACGTTGGGCGCGTGGTGTTCGGCCTGCTGGTGCTGGCAGCGGTCACCGTCGGCGCCGCGACCGGGCTGTTCCTGGTGTACTCCACGGACCTGCCGCAGGTCAGCGAGCTGGAGCGCTACCGGCCGAGCGCGATCACGGAGTTGTACGACGACCACGGGCGGGTGATCGGGTCGTTCGCGCTGCAGCGGCGCGTGATCGCCTCGTACGAGGATTTTCCGCGCATCCTGCGCGACGCGGTGATCTCCACGGAAGACAAGGAGTTCGAATCGCACTGGGGCGTGGATTTCTCGCGCGTCTTCGGCGCGCTCTGGCACGACGTGCGATCGCGCAGCCGCGCGCAGGGCGCTTCCACGCTCACGATGCAGCTCTCGCGCAACCTCTTCCTGTCGTCGGAGCGCAGCTTCCACCGCAAGATCCAGGAGCTGATGCTGGCCATCCAGATCGAGCGGCGCTTCACCAAGCCGCAGATCTTCACGATGTACGCCAACCAGATCTACCTCGGCCACGGCGTCTACGGCTTCGAGGCGGGCGCGCAGTACTACTTCGGCAAGAAAGCCAAGGACCTGACGCTGGAGGAGGCGGCGGTGCTGGCGGCGCTGCCGAAAGGGCCGGGGGATTACTCGCCCATCACTCGTCCGGAGCGCGCGCTGAAGCGCCGGAACCTGGTCATCAACAGCATGATGGAGGACGGCAAGATCACCGCCGAGGAAGCGGCGCGCGCGAAGAACATGCCGCTGAAGCTGAACCTGCAGCCGGCGGAGGCCTCGATCGCGCCGTACTTTGCCGAGGAGGTCCGCCGCTACCTGGAGAGGAAATACGGTTCCGACCAGGTGCACCAGGGCGGGCTGCGCGTGTACACGTCGCTCAACCTGGAGATGCAGGAAGCCGCGAACAAGGCCTTGCTCGACGGCCTGGCGGCCTACGAGCGCCGCCACGGCTGGAAGGGCAAGCTGCGCAACGTGGTGAAAGAAGGCCAGACGCTCGCGGAATACGAGCACCCGGACTGGATCCAGGCGATCGCGCCGGGGAGCTACGTGCACGCGCTGGTGCTCGACGCCGGGCCGGCGAGCGCGGCGGTGAAGTTCGGACGCTACACCGCGGCGATCGGGAAGGAAGAAATAGCGTGGACCGGCAAGCGGGCGCCGAATGAAGCGCTGGCGGCCGGCGACATCGCCTACGTGAAGGTGTTGTCGCTGGCGCCCGACGGCACCGCCAAGGTCGCGCTGGAACAGGATTCGGGGACGCAGGGCGGACTGGTGGCGCTCGACAACGCCACCGGCGACATCAAGGCGATGGTCGGGGGAAGGGATTTCGACGAGTCGAAGTTCAACCGCGCGACGCAGGCGCTGCGCCAGGTCGGATCGGCGTTCAAGCCGTTCGTCTACACCGCGGCGATCGAAGCCGGCGCGACGCCGGACGACGTGATCCTGGATGCGCCGACGGTGTTCAGCACGGCGTCGGGCCCATACGCGCCGCACAACTACGACAATCGCTTCGAGGGGAACATCACGCTGCGGCGGGCGCTGGCGCAGTCGCGCAACATCCCGGCGCTGAAGCTGGCGGAGAAGGTCGGGATCAACACGGTGATCGAGTACGCGAAGCGGTTCGGGATCACGTCGAAGATCCCGCCGTACCTGCCGGTCGCGCTCGGTTCGGCGGAGGTCACGCTCATCGAGCAGACCTCGGCGTTCACCACCTTCCCCAACGACGGCGTGCGCGTGGCGCCGCGCTACATCCGGCGCGTGACGGACTACGAAGGCCACGTGCTGGAAGAGAACTATCCCGAAGTGCGCGACGTGATCGGCGCGGAGACGGCGCGCACCATGACGAG of Terriglobales bacterium contains these proteins:
- a CDS encoding PBP1A family penicillin-binding protein, whose product is MNRLIAELPAFQVGGKKYVGRVVFGLLVLAAVTVGAATGLFLVYSTDLPQVSELERYRPSAITELYDDHGRVIGSFALQRRVIASYEDFPRILRDAVISTEDKEFESHWGVDFSRVFGALWHDVRSRSRAQGASTLTMQLSRNLFLSSERSFHRKIQELMLAIQIERRFTKPQIFTMYANQIYLGHGVYGFEAGAQYYFGKKAKDLTLEEAAVLAALPKGPGDYSPITRPERALKRRNLVINSMMEDGKITAEEAARAKNMPLKLNLQPAEASIAPYFAEEVRRYLERKYGSDQVHQGGLRVYTSLNLEMQEAANKALLDGLAAYERRHGWKGKLRNVVKEGQTLAEYEHPDWIQAIAPGSYVHALVLDAGPASAAVKFGRYTAAIGKEEIAWTGKRAPNEALAAGDIAYVKVLSLAPDGTAKVALEQDSGTQGGLVALDNATGDIKAMVGGRDFDESKFNRATQALRQVGSAFKPFVYTAAIEAGATPDDVILDAPTVFSTASGPYAPHNYDNRFEGNITLRRALAQSRNIPALKLAEKVGINTVIEYAKRFGITSKIPPYLPVALGSAEVTLIEQTSAFTTFPNDGVRVAPRYIRRVTDYEGHVLEENYPEVRDVIGAETARTMTSMLREVVLRGTGAAANSLKTPLGGKTGTTNDFTDAWFIGFSPSITCGIWMGFDEKKNLGKQETGGHAALPMWIEFMKVALRGHEGEDFLPPAPSPQRQNVVAQKVDTPDENPGDGEAH